A single region of the Solwaraspora sp. WMMD791 genome encodes:
- a CDS encoding PspA/IM30 family protein, whose translation MANPFVKGWRYLMALFGAKIDEHADPKVQIQQAIEDAQRQHQALVQQAAAVIGNQRQLEMKLSRQMSEVERLQGMARQALVLADKARAEGNEAEAAKYEQTAQTLATQLVSGEQSMEDLKTLHDQSLAAAAQARQAVENNQMILQQKLAERTKLLSQLEQAKMQETVAASLESMSALAAPKNTPSLDEVRDKIEQRYATAMGRAELAGNSVEGRMLEVQKSTLDLAGSSRLEQIRASMAGEQLAGAQPSPAVESGQAQAAAADSAGVARLDQLRASMAKDKDKNAGDASAAS comes from the coding sequence ATGGCGAACCCGTTCGTCAAGGGTTGGCGCTACTTGATGGCGCTGTTCGGCGCCAAGATAGACGAGCATGCCGATCCGAAGGTGCAGATCCAGCAGGCGATCGAGGACGCCCAGCGACAGCATCAGGCGCTGGTCCAGCAGGCCGCAGCCGTGATCGGCAACCAGCGCCAGCTGGAGATGAAGCTCTCCCGGCAGATGAGCGAGGTCGAGCGGCTGCAGGGGATGGCCCGCCAGGCACTGGTGCTGGCCGACAAGGCCCGCGCCGAGGGCAACGAGGCCGAGGCCGCCAAATACGAGCAGACCGCGCAGACGCTCGCCACCCAACTGGTCTCCGGCGAGCAGTCGATGGAGGATCTCAAGACCCTGCACGACCAGTCGCTGGCCGCGGCGGCCCAGGCACGCCAGGCGGTGGAGAACAACCAGATGATCCTGCAGCAGAAGCTCGCCGAGCGCACCAAGCTGCTCAGCCAGCTGGAGCAGGCCAAGATGCAGGAGACGGTGGCGGCCTCGCTGGAGTCGATGTCGGCGCTCGCGGCACCGAAGAACACCCCGTCGCTGGACGAGGTGCGCGACAAGATCGAGCAGCGGTACGCCACCGCGATGGGCCGGGCCGAGCTGGCCGGCAACTCGGTCGAGGGACGCATGCTGGAAGTGCAGAAATCCACCCTGGATCTGGCCGGCTCGTCGCGACTGGAGCAGATCCGGGCGAGCATGGCCGGCGAGCAGCTCGCCGGGGCCCAGCCGTCCCCGGCGGTCGAGTCCGGCCAGGCACAGGCTGCGGCCGCGGACAGCGCCGGCGTCGCCCGCCTCGACCAGTTGCGTGCCTCGATGGCCAAGGACAAGGACAAGAACGCCGGTGACGCCAGCGCCGCCAGCTGA
- a CDS encoding DNA translocase FtsK, with protein sequence MAGRSSQPSRRRGGSTTRGASTSRARTPARKRPVARKRPTRTSPAVLVGRAVGTTWMGLAHGVGWAVRAAGRRAATARDLGPEHRRDGAGLFLLGLAILTSMAVWFGAAGPFGTRIADSLRLFVGAIAVAVPLLLLIGAVRLMRDPPEEPEPRGRGFVGWTAMLVGTAGLLHIGQNPDGDLQRDYAGGLIGLGVGEVLARTVSYWVGVPLLILLLIFGLLVVTATPINKIPERLGLLAGVVAGREPPAGPDADDDADEPGPARSRQRPPRRRPAGPPTDATAAATAGDDPADLLDLQETVELPRRAPAKVPTTRKPAEPPEHSPLPTRAEQLAITGLSGDYTLPPPKLLRTGSPAKTRSKANDEVIAALQGVFEQFDVDAAVTGFTRGPTVTRYEVELGHGVKVERITQLSRNIAYAVKSPDVRILSPIPGKSAVGVEIPNTDREDVALGDVLRSRAAGADHHPMLVALGKDIEGGYVVANLAKMPHILIAGATGAGKSSCLNSLLISILTRATPDEVRLLLIDPKRVEMTGYEGIPHLVTPIVTNPKKAAESLEWVVREMDMRYDDLAANGVRHIDDYNRKVRAGEITAPPGSEREIRPYPYLLVIVDELADLMMVAPRDVEDSVVRITQLARAAGIHLVLATQRPSVDVVTGLIKANVPSRLAFATSSLSDSRVILDQPGAEKLIGRGDGLFLPMGASKPLRIQGAWVSEKEIDDVVTFCKKQREPEFRPDVLTAAQESKKKIDEDIGDDLDLLVQAVELVVTSQFGSTSMLQRKLRVGFAKAGRLMDLMETRGIVGPSEGSKARDVLVKPDELEEALAGLRGVGAS encoded by the coding sequence ATGGCGGGCCGTTCCTCTCAGCCGAGTCGACGCCGTGGTGGGTCGACGACCCGTGGCGCCTCGACTTCGCGCGCCCGCACTCCGGCGCGCAAGCGCCCGGTAGCGCGTAAGCGGCCGACCCGGACGTCGCCGGCGGTGCTGGTCGGTCGGGCGGTCGGCACCACCTGGATGGGGCTCGCGCATGGCGTGGGGTGGGCGGTGCGGGCCGCCGGTCGACGGGCGGCCACCGCCCGTGACCTGGGGCCGGAGCATCGTCGCGACGGTGCCGGGCTGTTCCTGCTGGGCCTGGCCATCCTCACCTCGATGGCGGTCTGGTTCGGCGCGGCCGGGCCGTTCGGTACGCGGATCGCCGACTCGCTGCGGCTGTTCGTCGGCGCGATCGCGGTCGCGGTGCCGCTGCTGCTGCTGATCGGCGCGGTCCGGCTGATGCGCGACCCGCCGGAGGAGCCGGAGCCCCGGGGCCGGGGGTTCGTCGGCTGGACGGCGATGCTCGTCGGTACGGCGGGTCTGCTGCACATCGGCCAGAACCCCGACGGTGACCTGCAGCGCGACTACGCCGGCGGGCTGATCGGGCTCGGGGTCGGCGAGGTGCTGGCGCGGACGGTCAGCTACTGGGTGGGCGTACCGCTGCTGATCCTGCTGTTGATCTTCGGGCTGCTGGTGGTCACCGCCACCCCGATCAACAAGATCCCCGAACGGCTGGGGCTGCTCGCCGGAGTGGTCGCCGGCCGGGAGCCACCGGCCGGGCCGGATGCCGACGACGACGCCGACGAGCCGGGGCCGGCCCGCAGCCGGCAGCGCCCGCCGCGCCGCCGGCCGGCCGGCCCGCCCACCGACGCGACTGCGGCCGCCACCGCCGGTGACGATCCGGCCGACCTGCTGGATCTGCAGGAGACGGTGGAGCTGCCGCGCCGGGCACCGGCCAAGGTGCCGACCACCCGTAAGCCTGCCGAGCCGCCCGAGCATTCGCCGCTGCCGACCCGGGCCGAGCAGTTGGCGATCACCGGGTTGTCCGGCGACTACACGCTGCCACCGCCGAAGCTGCTGCGTACCGGCTCGCCAGCGAAGACCCGTAGCAAGGCCAACGACGAGGTGATCGCGGCGCTGCAGGGCGTCTTCGAACAGTTCGACGTCGACGCCGCGGTGACCGGGTTCACCCGTGGTCCGACGGTCACCCGTTACGAGGTCGAACTCGGCCACGGCGTGAAGGTCGAGCGGATCACCCAGCTGTCGCGCAACATCGCGTACGCGGTGAAGTCGCCGGACGTGCGGATCCTCAGCCCGATCCCGGGCAAGAGCGCGGTCGGCGTGGAGATCCCCAACACCGACCGGGAGGATGTCGCGCTCGGTGACGTGCTGCGCTCGCGGGCCGCCGGTGCCGACCATCACCCGATGCTGGTCGCGCTCGGCAAGGACATCGAGGGTGGCTACGTCGTGGCCAACTTGGCGAAGATGCCGCACATCCTGATCGCCGGCGCGACGGGTGCCGGCAAGTCGTCGTGCCTGAACTCGCTGCTGATCTCGATCCTGACCCGGGCCACCCCGGATGAGGTTCGGCTGCTGCTGATCGACCCGAAGCGGGTCGAGATGACCGGCTACGAGGGGATCCCGCACCTGGTCACACCGATCGTCACCAACCCGAAGAAGGCGGCCGAGTCGCTGGAGTGGGTGGTGCGCGAGATGGACATGCGCTACGACGACCTGGCGGCCAACGGCGTACGGCACATCGACGACTACAACCGCAAGGTGCGCGCCGGGGAGATCACCGCCCCGCCGGGCAGCGAGCGTGAGATCCGGCCGTACCCGTACCTGCTGGTGATCGTCGACGAGCTGGCGGACCTGATGATGGTCGCGCCGCGCGACGTGGAGGACTCGGTCGTACGGATCACCCAGCTGGCCCGGGCCGCCGGGATCCACCTGGTGCTGGCCACCCAACGGCCGTCGGTGGACGTGGTGACCGGTCTGATCAAGGCGAACGTGCCGTCCCGGCTGGCATTCGCCACGTCGTCGTTGTCCGACTCGCGGGTCATCCTGGACCAGCCGGGTGCGGAGAAGCTGATCGGCCGGGGTGACGGATTGTTCCTGCCGATGGGTGCGTCGAAGCCGCTGCGGATCCAGGGCGCCTGGGTCAGCGAGAAGGAGATCGACGACGTCGTCACCTTCTGCAAGAAGCAGCGGGAGCCGGAGTTCCGCCCGGACGTGCTCACCGCCGCCCAGGAGAGCAAGAAGAAGATCGACGAGGACATCGGTGACGATCTCGACCTGCTGGTGCAGGCCGTCGAGCTGGTGGTGACCTCGCAGTTCGGCTCGACCTCGATGCTGCAGCGCAAGCTGCGGGTCGGCTTCGCCAAGGCGGGCCGGCTGATGGACCTGATGGAGACCCGGGGCATCGTCGGCCCGTCCGAGGGCTCCAAGGCCCGCGACGTGCTGGTCAAACCGGACGAGCTGGAGGAGGCGCTGGCCGGATTGCGCGGTGTCGGGGCGAGCTGA
- a CDS encoding CPCC family cysteine-rich protein, whose amino-acid sequence MSETLLWKAYRVGPHSVDRCPCCGYRTGCTTCPVCFWTDDGQGDQDAEVVRGGPNGDLSLSLARLNFAIYGASHQRYADIVRSPRPDEYP is encoded by the coding sequence ATGTCTGAAACGCTCCTGTGGAAGGCTTACCGGGTGGGCCCGCACTCCGTCGACAGATGTCCCTGCTGTGGTTACCGGACCGGATGCACCACCTGCCCCGTCTGCTTCTGGACCGACGACGGCCAGGGCGACCAGGACGCAGAGGTGGTGCGTGGCGGACCGAACGGCGATCTGAGCCTGTCCCTGGCACGGCTCAACTTCGCGATCTACGGCGCGAGCCACCAGCGCTACGCCGACATCGTCCGTTCCCCCCGCCCCGACGAGTACCCGTAG
- the pgsA gene encoding CDP-diacylglycerol--glycerol-3-phosphate 3-phosphatidyltransferase has translation MTEPSASAGARPTVPAVPVVNAANALTGLRMVLVPVFVLFVVVSGMTHPGWRVAACLTFLVASATDLVDGWIARRYGLVTSFGKVADPIADKALTGTALVLLSWYDLLPWWVTALILIRELGITLMRFWVLRHGVIAASRGGKAKTALQITAIAWYLLPLPGLLAAVGPWIMGAALLVTVATGLDYVVRAVRLRRPTPLGGGG, from the coding sequence GTGACCGAGCCGAGCGCCTCCGCCGGGGCCCGCCCGACCGTGCCGGCGGTACCGGTGGTCAACGCGGCGAACGCCCTCACCGGGCTGCGGATGGTGCTGGTCCCGGTGTTCGTGCTGTTCGTGGTCGTCTCCGGGATGACCCATCCGGGCTGGCGGGTCGCCGCGTGCCTGACCTTTCTGGTCGCGTCGGCGACCGACCTGGTCGACGGCTGGATCGCCCGCCGGTACGGCCTGGTTACCTCGTTCGGCAAGGTCGCCGACCCGATCGCGGACAAGGCGCTGACCGGCACCGCGCTGGTACTGCTCTCCTGGTACGACCTGCTGCCGTGGTGGGTGACGGCGCTGATCCTCATCCGTGAGCTGGGCATCACCCTGATGCGCTTCTGGGTGCTGCGGCACGGGGTGATCGCGGCGAGCCGGGGCGGCAAGGCGAAGACCGCGCTGCAGATCACGGCGATCGCGTGGTACCTGCTGCCGCTGCCGGGGCTGCTCGCCGCCGTCGGCCCATGGATCATGGGTGCGGCGCTGCTGGTCACCGTGGCGACCGGCCTGGACTACGTGGTACGGGCGGTGCGCCTGCGGCGACCGACGCCCCTCGGGGGCGGCGGATGA
- a CDS encoding CinA family protein has translation MSPPGDDAPAGTDLGVGRPATGSPAAAVVHALAERAQTLAVVESLTGGLLAAALVDVAGASTVFRGALIVYATELKATLAGVSAELLAQRGPVDPDVAVALAEGGRARCGADWALATTGVAGPQPQGGKPVGRVYVALAGPTGPQVRRLDLGGGREAVRAATVTAALRLLANQLTDPSAG, from the coding sequence ATGAGCCCGCCGGGCGACGACGCCCCGGCCGGCACGGATCTCGGCGTCGGTCGGCCGGCGACCGGGAGCCCCGCGGCGGCGGTGGTACACGCGCTGGCGGAGCGGGCGCAGACCCTTGCGGTGGTCGAGTCGTTGACCGGTGGGCTGCTGGCCGCTGCTCTGGTCGACGTCGCGGGGGCCAGTACGGTCTTCCGCGGTGCTCTGATCGTCTACGCCACCGAGCTGAAGGCGACCCTGGCCGGGGTGTCGGCGGAGCTGCTCGCGCAGCGCGGGCCGGTCGACCCGGACGTCGCGGTGGCGCTGGCCGAGGGCGGCCGGGCCCGCTGCGGCGCGGACTGGGCGCTGGCCACCACCGGCGTGGCGGGGCCGCAGCCGCAGGGCGGCAAGCCGGTCGGGCGGGTCTACGTCGCCCTGGCCGGGCCGACCGGACCGCAGGTCCGTCGGCTGGACCTCGGTGGCGGGCGCGAGGCCGTACGGGCCGCGACGGTCACCGCCGCGCTGCGGTTGCTGGCCAACCAGCTCACCGACCCGTCGGCGGGCTGA
- a CDS encoding DNA-formamidopyrimidine glycosylase family protein produces MPEGDTVWNTAERLRRALAGQRLTGSDLRVPQLATTDLSGWLVHDCASRGKHLLLRLAAPDDRHYTLHSHLRMDGSWRIYRTGARWTGGPAHLIRVVLRTATVVAVGYHLHELTIVPTRQEAGLTDTLGPDLLGADWDPAEAVRRLAARPDVAVAEALLDQRNLAGIGNVYAGEVLFLRGVAPWTPVGAVPDLPALVDLAHRLLRANRGRPRRSITGLPAAATYVYGRAHQPCRRCGTAVRRTELAGRVSYWCPNCQPDRRAAATPPDRRRPPGADHSPR; encoded by the coding sequence GTGCCCGAAGGCGACACGGTCTGGAACACCGCCGAGCGGTTACGGCGAGCGCTGGCCGGGCAGCGGCTCACCGGCAGCGACCTGCGGGTCCCGCAGCTGGCGACGACCGACCTGTCCGGCTGGCTGGTGCACGACTGCGCCAGCCGCGGCAAGCACCTGCTGCTGCGCCTCGCCGCACCGGACGACCGGCATTACACACTGCACTCCCACCTGCGGATGGACGGCAGCTGGCGGATCTACCGGACCGGCGCGCGCTGGACCGGCGGCCCCGCCCACCTGATCCGGGTGGTGCTGCGGACCGCGACGGTGGTCGCGGTCGGATACCACCTGCACGAGCTGACGATCGTACCGACGCGGCAGGAAGCGGGGCTGACCGACACGCTCGGCCCGGACCTGCTCGGCGCGGACTGGGACCCGGCGGAGGCGGTACGGCGACTGGCCGCCCGCCCCGACGTCGCCGTCGCCGAGGCCCTGCTCGACCAGCGCAATCTCGCGGGCATCGGCAACGTGTACGCCGGTGAGGTGCTGTTCCTGCGCGGCGTCGCGCCGTGGACACCGGTGGGTGCGGTGCCTGACCTGCCGGCGCTGGTCGACCTCGCACACCGGCTGCTGCGGGCGAACCGGGGTCGGCCCCGTCGCAGCATCACCGGCCTACCTGCGGCGGCCACCTACGTGTACGGGCGCGCCCATCAGCCGTGCCGCCGCTGCGGCACGGCGGTACGACGGACCGAGCTCGCCGGTCGGGTCAGCTACTGGTGCCCGAACTGTCAACCGGACCGGCGTGCCGCCGCAACTCCGCCAGACCGGCGGCGACCCCCCGGAGCAGATCACTCGCCTCGGTGA
- a CDS encoding helix-turn-helix transcriptional regulator, with product MVLLRRVIGDALRARRQGQRRTLREVSTAANVSLGYLSEIERGQKEASSELLAAICDALGARLSEVLRDVSHTVADAEQRHGVLVAVPEQSGQPLRSHPEHPAGEVAVEDGVTVSVHSDSPLKATLRTTRRVPASGGRDRDVVCAA from the coding sequence ATGGTCCTGCTACGCCGCGTCATCGGTGACGCGCTGCGCGCCCGCCGGCAGGGTCAACGCCGGACCCTGCGGGAGGTCTCCACCGCGGCCAACGTCAGTCTCGGCTATCTCTCCGAGATCGAGCGCGGTCAGAAGGAAGCGTCCAGCGAACTGCTAGCCGCCATCTGTGACGCCCTGGGTGCCAGACTCTCCGAGGTCCTGCGCGACGTCAGCCACACCGTCGCCGACGCCGAGCAGCGCCATGGCGTCCTGGTGGCCGTTCCCGAGCAGTCCGGTCAGCCGCTGCGGTCGCATCCGGAGCACCCGGCCGGCGAGGTCGCTGTCGAGGACGGCGTGACCGTCTCGGTGCACAGCGACTCGCCGCTGAAGGCCACCCTGCGCACGACCCGGCGGGTGCCGGCCAGCGGCGGCCGGGACCGCGACGTCGTCTGCGCGGCGTGA
- a CDS encoding TetR family transcriptional regulator yields MAATSRGATSRGATHRGAARRDALLAAACELIREVGFDQTSHRAVATRAGLPLAATTYYFTTLDALLAAAAEELMRQHLAAGRAVVDAFAVGAHGGPTPQRLAAAVVSVLVGAAADPPPAQVAALYERFLQAGRRPAVREMVRDWNAALAGLIDDLLRRAEALPAPPTDVGGAPSELDGDVGGAPSVTARTVLALADGMLLAELAEGNATALHQARHRLAAVLPTVTALPAAG; encoded by the coding sequence ATGGCCGCGACCAGCCGGGGTGCCACCAGCCGGGGTGCCACCCACCGGGGCGCCGCCCGCAGGGACGCGCTGCTCGCCGCCGCCTGCGAACTGATCCGCGAGGTCGGCTTCGACCAGACCAGCCACCGTGCGGTGGCCACCCGTGCCGGCCTGCCACTGGCCGCGACCACGTACTACTTCACCACGCTGGACGCGTTGCTCGCCGCCGCCGCCGAGGAGCTGATGCGCCAGCACCTGGCGGCCGGTCGCGCCGTCGTCGACGCCTTCGCCGTCGGTGCCCACGGCGGCCCGACACCGCAGCGGCTGGCGGCGGCCGTGGTCAGCGTCCTGGTCGGTGCCGCCGCCGACCCGCCACCGGCCCAGGTGGCCGCGCTCTACGAGCGGTTCCTGCAGGCCGGGCGTCGACCGGCGGTGCGGGAGATGGTCCGGGACTGGAACGCCGCCCTGGCCGGGCTGATCGACGACCTGCTGCGCCGCGCCGAGGCGCTGCCGGCCCCGCCCACCGACGTCGGCGGGGCGCCGTCTGAACTCGATGGGGACGTCGGCGGGGCGCCGTCGGTGACCGCCCGGACGGTGCTCGCCCTCGCCGACGGGATGCTGCTAGCCGAACTCGCCGAAGGCAACGCCACCGCCCTGCATCAGGCCCGCCACCGGCTGGCGGCGGTCCTGCCAACGGTGACCGCGCTACCGGCGGCGGGATAG
- a CDS encoding multidrug efflux SMR transporter has translation MAWLMLVIAGLLETGFALALKQSAGFTRLVPSVTFIVFAAASFGLLSLAIRELPVGTAYAVWTGIGAAGTAIAGIVWYGEPSHVARLVSIALIVAGVVGLRLFHA, from the coding sequence ATGGCTTGGCTCATGCTCGTCATCGCCGGCCTGCTGGAGACCGGGTTCGCCCTGGCACTCAAGCAGAGCGCCGGATTCACCCGGCTGGTGCCGTCGGTGACCTTTATCGTCTTCGCCGCCGCCAGCTTCGGCCTGCTCTCGCTGGCCATCCGCGAGCTACCGGTCGGCACCGCGTACGCCGTCTGGACCGGTATCGGTGCCGCCGGCACCGCGATCGCCGGGATCGTCTGGTACGGCGAACCGAGCCACGTCGCGCGGTTGGTCTCGATCGCGCTGATCGTGGCCGGTGTCGTCGGCCTACGGCTGTTCCACGCCTGA
- the rimO gene encoding 30S ribosomal protein S12 methylthiotransferase RimO, producing the protein MSAFAPTPAPSPGRRVALLTLGCARNEVDSEELAARLDADGWQVTTDADGADVVLVNTCGFVEKAKQDSVQTLLDAADTGARVVAAGCMAERYGRELAEHLPEAQAVLSFDDYPDISRRLDAVLAGEQLSAHTPRDRRKLLPLTPVARQQSAVVVPGHSVVDERTPAHLRAVLRRRLDTGPVASLKLASGCDRRCAFCAIPAFRGAFVSRTPDELLAEAHWLAGTGVRELVLVSENSTSYGKDLGDPRLLEKLLPQLAAIDGIVRVRVSYLQPAETRPGLIEAIATTPGVAPYFDLSFQHAAEPVLRRMRRFGSTGRFLDLLDSARALAPQAGARSNFIVGFPGETRADVEELVRFLSAARLDAIGVFDYSDEDGTEAAGLPGKVRAATVKRRYDRISALADELCAQRAEDRLGSTVEVLVDSVDDGVVEGRAAHQAPEVDGCTTLVAAPPGTTPSVELARLCAGDLVRATVTGTEGVDLTAVPVTVISSTAGSRPLSAVAG; encoded by the coding sequence GTGTCTGCGTTTGCCCCGACCCCCGCCCCATCGCCCGGCCGGCGAGTCGCCCTGCTCACCCTGGGCTGCGCCCGCAACGAGGTCGACTCGGAGGAGCTGGCGGCACGTTTGGACGCCGACGGCTGGCAGGTGACCACCGACGCCGACGGTGCCGACGTCGTGCTCGTCAACACCTGCGGCTTCGTCGAGAAGGCCAAGCAGGATTCCGTACAGACCCTGCTCGACGCCGCCGACACCGGGGCCCGGGTGGTGGCGGCCGGCTGCATGGCCGAGCGGTACGGCCGGGAGCTGGCCGAGCACCTGCCGGAGGCGCAGGCGGTCCTCAGCTTCGACGACTATCCCGACATCTCCCGGCGGCTCGACGCGGTGCTGGCCGGAGAGCAGTTGTCCGCGCACACCCCACGGGACCGCCGCAAACTGCTGCCGTTGACCCCGGTGGCCCGACAACAGTCCGCCGTCGTCGTGCCCGGCCACTCCGTGGTCGACGAGCGGACCCCGGCGCATCTGCGGGCGGTGCTGCGCCGCCGGCTCGACACCGGCCCGGTCGCCTCGCTGAAGCTCGCCAGCGGCTGTGACCGCCGCTGCGCGTTCTGCGCCATTCCGGCGTTCCGGGGGGCGTTCGTCTCGCGGACCCCCGACGAGCTGCTCGCCGAGGCGCACTGGCTGGCCGGCACCGGCGTCCGGGAACTGGTCCTGGTCAGTGAGAACTCCACCTCGTACGGCAAGGACCTGGGCGACCCGCGGCTGCTGGAGAAACTACTGCCCCAGCTGGCCGCGATCGACGGCATCGTCCGGGTCCGGGTCAGCTATCTGCAGCCGGCGGAGACCCGGCCGGGCCTGATCGAGGCCATCGCCACCACCCCGGGCGTCGCGCCGTACTTCGACCTGTCCTTCCAGCACGCCGCTGAGCCCGTTCTGCGCCGGATGCGCCGGTTCGGCTCGACCGGGCGGTTCCTGGACCTGCTGGACTCCGCCCGGGCGCTGGCCCCGCAGGCCGGTGCCCGGAGCAACTTCATCGTCGGTTTCCCGGGGGAGACCCGGGCCGACGTCGAGGAGCTGGTCCGGTTCCTCTCGGCTGCCCGGCTGGACGCGATCGGCGTCTTCGACTACAGCGACGAGGACGGCACCGAGGCCGCCGGTCTGCCTGGCAAGGTCCGCGCGGCGACGGTCAAGCGCCGGTACGACCGGATCAGCGCGTTGGCCGACGAGCTGTGCGCCCAGCGGGCCGAGGACCGGCTGGGCAGCACCGTGGAGGTGCTGGTGGACTCCGTCGACGACGGAGTCGTCGAGGGCCGCGCCGCCCACCAGGCACCCGAGGTGGACGGCTGCACGACTCTCGTCGCGGCGCCGCCCGGCACCACCCCGTCGGTGGAGCTGGCCCGGCTGTGCGCCGGCGACCTGGTGCGGGCCACGGTCACCGGTACGGAAGGGGTGGACCTTACCGCGGTGCCGGTCACGGTGATCTCGTCGACGGCGGGCAGCCGGCCGTTGTCGGCCGTGGCCGGGTGA
- a CDS encoding DUF4142 domain-containing protein: protein MGLVAGLLALPGVAVAQQSGATQLGAADIALLNGVRLAGLWEIPAGQLAAEKGSTQRVREVGAEIAQQHIELDLLVVEAANQLGVELPTDPTPTQQGWVDEMKTSTGARFDRIFVDRLRAAHGNIFPVIGAVRASTRNDVVRQLAQDANGFVMTHMTLLESTGLVRYGELPPVAMPAPPDDSLFAAVAANAELGTGINSTAVWVILGAALVLGTGATWAVFRRRY from the coding sequence GTGGGCCTGGTCGCCGGACTGCTCGCGCTGCCGGGCGTCGCGGTTGCCCAACAGTCCGGGGCGACCCAGCTCGGCGCCGCCGACATCGCGCTGCTCAACGGCGTCCGGCTGGCCGGGTTGTGGGAGATCCCCGCCGGGCAGTTGGCGGCTGAGAAGGGCAGCACGCAGCGGGTCCGTGAGGTGGGCGCCGAGATCGCCCAGCAGCACATCGAGCTCGATCTCCTGGTCGTCGAGGCGGCCAACCAGCTCGGCGTGGAGCTACCCACCGACCCCACCCCGACCCAGCAGGGCTGGGTGGACGAGATGAAGACGTCGACCGGGGCACGGTTCGACCGGATCTTCGTCGACCGGCTGCGGGCCGCGCACGGCAACATCTTCCCGGTGATCGGCGCGGTACGGGCCAGCACCCGTAACGACGTGGTCCGGCAGTTGGCCCAGGACGCCAACGGCTTCGTCATGACCCACATGACGCTGCTGGAGAGCACCGGCCTGGTCCGCTACGGCGAGCTGCCGCCGGTGGCGATGCCCGCCCCGCCGGACGACAGCCTGTTCGCGGCGGTGGCGGCAAACGCCGAGCTGGGCACCGGAATCAACTCCACAGCGGTCTGGGTGATCCTGGGTGCCGCGCTGGTGCTCGGCACCGGTGCCACCTGGGCGGTCTTCCGACGACGATACTGA